The Sabethes cyaneus chromosome 1, idSabCyanKW18_F2, whole genome shotgun sequence DNA segment TTATTAACTGTTTATTTCGATATACTGGCaggttccaaattgtcgccatccATGGTTTGACAATTTCACAACCCTCCCTGGGTACAACGCTCCGGTTCCGActtcaaacggaagcttcgccgaacagctacgaaccgttttcaaatattcactaattttttcaaaaataaacaatgtatctttaatttcagtaaatcagatcttcttcgaaTAGGtagctttgttttttttaatagcttgaaaaataaattccaaaattttagttgtcacccgttacaatGTTGATttcgaagaaaaaaaagcacaaatttcagcttaagggggcatagtaccttttgcaccatattttttgcctcagTTCAAATATTGTTTCCTCGATAACGCGCTAGGCGATTCTACTCgggtttttctatggtgaattaggacctctcccactttaggaggggggctcctagacacatgaaaaacaaatttcctcataactcgagaactaatcaatcaaatggaaccaaatttgacaggtgggggtttggaggcatgaatttttctatgatgaattaggatcccccattttaggaggggggggggcctacaaatgaaatacaaatttcctcagatgATGGTTTTAGCCGCCTCacgcctgtggtagggggacaaggactctcatacaaataaaacagaaatttttgcgtaacttacaaactaatcgaactcgagaaattttagactcttccataaaacataagtCAAAAACAAGTTCACCAAAAACTATCCAttctaggtttactgacctctattgctttctttcagttgggtccgaacgagcgacagcgagtaaaggGAGAAtaaacccctgcgaaatggtactttccacgaaaacattttccgtgaaatggtacatcccgcgtaaggtttttcgcgaaatggtattctgcgaaactctatatgaagtattccaccacgcacacatataaagattttttgacattagctgaggccctcgctgaagctgtttgcagtgggaataatatcaagaacatcaaatatcaaactcccggatcttcACCTCtactcttcgctcccctctcactcctacataaacgatccgcagctaatgtcattctctttagtgacgaaaccgcaaattacttcattccgcgttatggtcaaccgaaaaatggtgttccgcaaaacggtatgcggcgatatgttatataatcatggcgaatattttaatgctattcgctttatttcatcaggctatgcaatggggggagttgttttctactttactgtggggaaaatttgtatattaaaccacccatgaactcctcagaaactggcaaaactcgagattgtgacaaaggtcatccgaggattcacgatttatgaacaacacagtttaatttgtggcaatacgaagtttgtcgggtcagctagtaattaataaaaaaaatcgattttttggaattgaaaAAGTTCTATGCCCCCTAAACAGATAAAATAATTCTCAATGCTGTAGAGCCGTCAAAATCATAATCCcgtttatattgctgttattcattTCTATGCGAAAACTTTCCCAAACAATAACGCCGTACCCGGCGGGTTcggatattgaaaaaaaaaatcggtttcTGATCGGGTGCGGattctcaattttttttaaaccgggcacgggtcgggttcggTCATTCGAATTTTTATACACGACCATCACATTGAACACTAAAGAGGGTCCGGACGGGTCGGataaatttacccgaaacctgTATACAACAGATTTGGAtatcctttttttccttttttcctttttttcgggttatccaactggtcgcttaatagcgtataaaactctgcgctgggcccttttgtgatgtcaacaaagtgtcatggagacctcaaacatcagttctacctgacgagacaggcactgtcgcccactaaaacacaggtagagccccaagcatagccgtcacgcctatacccgcaggcggaggcgtttcggctctgcgcggactccacgaactgactctaagatctctctgccaaaggccggaatgtcatataatgatgatgatgataatgatgatgatgagaagaaaaataatagatcgaatttgtaaatgtgctttggactttttgtaccactcgagttgcaatatgtggtatagtgaagaagtggaggactcgtcagccccgcctgacaccggtcttcaaccgcgcacCCGCCCTCAGTcttccaacacaaacaattacaaatgaaccaataggtaagacaaatttcggagcaccagtggttatcaacttatcagggcaaatttaatctttcatccccttagtattcacagtgtattcccacgatacaaagtaaattgagcgcagcacaagctggacgctcgcggtagtcgacagaagcttcaaaacacagagactcgcccgcctttcaaccctcgagaccaaagtgctgtaaagctctgggcttaaacgtctctttaaggcTCGATCCCTTCTCAtcgctcaggacagccacggggccagtgcaaaaatcctactctatctagcagcaccgcctagccgaaaatcgaacacgcgacacgaattgatctaattttcccatctgctacctaagaagtgctattacccgtaatcattacagagtggtccttcggcatccaatcggatctggtatctcgcttacatccccttactaaccctaagcccccgaccaactcaatcaatccgacatttttcggagatatttgtgacagttgtgataaatagggatgaatcccagaaaacttcatctattgtcagagatccccatactggccttattcttaaacggaataaaagcactttctgaacaacgcaacaatcacatttggtaaatttttaccccgagtcccacttgaaatcacaaaagtattttgatatatacccacattcagaagtaaacgtgaccgctgttcatttactgattagttaaaaagccctacaccacgacaaggttcagttttatcgtagggtgTATACAACAGATTTGGAtatcaaaaaaatatattttcgggTACGGgattttaaactttttataatattcaaattttcatacccaacTAACTGTACACTTTTCAACAGAATTCAACGTTTGATTCTCCCATAATTaaataattgaatattgaacaaaGATATGGGACGAAAGCAGTCAGTACCCACCAAGATCAAACCACAAACCATGCTAAAAGCAAAGTAATGGGTCTAAACGTcctaagaacttgacccttctttatcgagactccgcagctggttattagagtacaggaaaatgctattgatcctattgactccatagcggcaccacccagtcgagattggaacatacgacaactggcttgttaggccagcatcgtactccgatgctaactgggcgggcatgAACCATACTAATAGGATATAAAAACTTTTACTAATAACACATTGAGATTGAACAGTAAACCTAATTCCGAAGATATATGTTGATACTGTAGAAAAATAAACTTGCAAAAACTTAGCAAGTGTATCCAGATATCAATAGCATTTGATGTTGCATTACAAAAGTACTGTCATTTGGTTCCGAAGCGGAAGCATAAATGCTTTTTAGGATAGGCGGACCCAAACAACATTGCGTAATATATGCTTTATTACGACATATGTTTTTGAAATGCAGATAATAAAAGTTAAAACGGAAGATAGACTTACCAGACTGCACTCTTCTGCGTTTGCAGGAATTTTCACCACAGGCCGTGATGGTAAGCATTGTTCAAGGGCAGGTAACATCTCGAGAGGCATCGATTCCGGAAACACGACGAAGAACTGAATAATAAGTCGCCCTTTCTCGAATGGATTCTTGTATTGAGGCATACCTTCTCCGGCAATGAATTTAATTGCCTCATTCTTTACTACTTCACCGGGATAGGACGTAATTGCTAAATTTCGATCATCCAAAGTTCTAATAATTCTTTGGAAACCGCAAAGTGCTTCAACCAATTGCAGCTGCATGTGCATGATCAGATCTTGTCCGGATCGTTTGAAAATAGTATGTTCTTTTTCATCCAACACTATCACAATGTCACCGGGTTGCAGTTCGGGATCCTGATCACCTTCACCGGAGAATACAATTTTCTGGCCATCGCGCATACCTTTTTCGACGTTTACCTCGAGAATTTTACGATCACGCACCGTCTTTCGTCCGTTACATGTTTTGCATTTGTCCTTCTCATCGATAATTTCGCCTAGTCCTCGGCAAGTACGGCATGCTTCTTCATACTGCTGCACAAAACCGGGGGCCAACTGCTGGATTTTGGTTACTACACCGGAACCACGACAAGGGCTACATTTTTGTACGGATCCTTTTTTGCCGCCAATGCCCTCACATTTATCACAGATAACATTCTTTTGTAAAGCTAATTTCCGGGTTGTACCCGAGTACAACTCCTCCAATGTGACCGAAAGCTGGTGAACCAAATCCTTGCCGCGTCGTTCCCGTTTGCTaaaaaatagatcaaataaataatataatatCATAGCATCAAtcgttttgaatttaaatttatctTTCGTTAAATTTCAAATACTAATTTTGAATTAGTTAACTTTTAAGTTACGCGCGATTTATACTCTCTGCTGAACAAGCTCTTTtgcacaccacaatagatcaaagaactggtcgcagtggtccaagatcCCCAACAAGCAAAAAAAGCTCTTTTGCACAAGCTATTAATACAggcatacctcgatataagacagcctcgttataaaacaacctcgatataagacaattcgatataagacaatttttgtctaattttccattctaaaatcggcgccatgaagatgttcattatttcaaaataaccccaaaaatttaaaaaactaatagttcaaaacacgtaaacacacaatacagagcaaaattggcaaccgctaaagcaattttttttttttgaagaaaacatgtttcgatataaaaaaatttcgatataagacaaatttttgaaattataaattgtcttatatcgaggtatccctgtatttgcTAAAAAATTGTAGGTACGTCATTTACCAAATTAATGATACAAATACAAAACGACCTGATAAAATTTTACGTCGGATACGTATGAGAAAATGCAGCGCACGGCTACAGATGGTTTAAACACTAAATTGACCTGAAAATGtaatttacaagaaaattttacaaaagttgTGAATCATAATTGCTATAAGCATTTGGAATAAGATGCCATTTAAACCATCCATCAAAAGGTTTATCCATTTACctttacgaaaaataaattgACATCGCAcacaactcatttttaatcagaAGATATTTGGACAAAGTTATCAAGCTTACATACGTACTACATACCACTATTACAATTGGGATTTGAAAACGAACTTTCCACTGACATGTTTCCAGATTGCAATTTTGACTAATGGTCTGTGCTAATAGCTTAGCAATTGTTAGAAATTgacattaaaattttgattattatGCTCAGGAATGGCTCGATTATTTTGACTGAAATTTGCTTCATTTGACAATACCGTTTAagccaagtaaaatttaaaaatttatactATAGATAtcgaacatttgtagaactagttattatgtaTCTACAAATTTCCTAAATAAAGCTAAGTTgtatattttgttttcaatgctGTACGGTTGCTACCCCGTTAGTAATCAAATGAGCGTTCATACAACTGCCAACGGGATAGCAGCATTTTAGTACcgaaagatacagtaaaacttcatTCAGCAACTTTATATTGTAGATATACAAATATGTCCCATATTGAACCTttgcaaattttgcttggcttggCTTTTGCTTGGACGATACTGCCAAATGAATCGAAATTGAGTCAGAGATCGGGCCATCTCTTAATAATGCTGCATAAAGAAGTACGATcataaattttaaacatttaaaattatttcatcaaaaatagaatttatgtaaataactcTTTAGCATGAAATTTTATCATTCAAAATCAAATAAGAACAGTTTTGGTGCGAACCAAccaccggttgaaagccccgttaaaaagtaaataaatattgcgttttttgcatcattttaaACTCCTGTACAAAAAATTTCTGCGCAGTGAAAATTTTTGCACGCAAACCTCTCATACTTGGACTTTGTAGCGCTTTGTACAATTATACTTGTACTGTTTTAATCTATTGTCAGACAATTTATAACTTACAGTGTTAATCAAAATGTAAACATAATCAACATTATTGATTGTCACCACAAAAATTTAGTAGTATTAGTGACTGCGAAAGCTTAACTGCAAGtagcttaaggtgaaattagtcgtcatcgattctgccaatttcaaaagcagttttttttgtttgaaacaaaaattctgtatatcagaatatattcgctgtgttcagactggcaagaagaatgcagtatttacatttttataaacagaattccgcttttgggcccaaaaactgctttcgaaattgggctttccgacgcaaagttaatgactgctagtttacCGTTAACTGTCATTGGAATTATTTTGCAGAAGTCTAAAGATTCTAGCGAtcatcaataaataaataaaataagaatAGCGATTGACAAATCCGACGCGGCGTAGTTTTTCGAACATTACTGTTATGAATTATATATGGCTGCCGATTACAAAACACAGCAATCATAGCATTAATCATTATTTTTTCTAGCATCTCAAAAGAATCGGCAACTTTCTAGTATTGAAAAAGTTGCGATGAACTGCACAGGGATGCGCCGAATGATCTTGGCAAGTGAAACAACAATCTACGACCTACCTGCGCCCACTGAACCCGCCATTGAAGAACATCTCAAAGATATCCATTGGGCTGTGGAAGCCCCCGCCACCGCCTGCTCCGCCTTTTTTGATGGCCGCCTCACCACCTTCATCGTAAACGGCTTTCTTTTCCGGGTCTGACAGTACCTCATACGCCATTGAAATTTGCTTAAATTTTTCACCTTCATTCGGATTCTTGTCCGGATGATATTTTAAAGCTAGTTTCCTGTACGCCTTCTTGAGGTCATCTTGAGAGCAACCAGGCTTGACACCTAAAATATCGTAGAATCCTGTCTCCTTAACCATTTTGTGCCGCTTTCCTTGTTCGGTCTTGATTTTCTGTGAAAAATATTATCTACTGTTAATAATCACACAGAACAAACGTCGCGAGGCTAGATTTCACACATTACTATCACACTAGTTTTGCTTTGACTTATTTTGGTAACTATTCTTAAACGTAAACACTTAACACCAGCTGATGGAGTAAGTAATGCAGACCTGCTGCGACCTGGAACAAATTGAAAGATGACTTCTGAGTCATGCCACCATATCTCCCTCGCTAGTAAATATTCAATATTCGCTGAGCAATGGATGTTTCGCGTGATGAAACAAAATGGCGACAGTACTATAAAACCGAAGTTATCTCAAAAaataaatcatgtttggcaaAGTATCGTTAAAAAATTACTTCTAGAAATATTTTGCTATAAACATCAACTGTTTAACGTTATTGAAAGCACTTTAACTaacgaataaaaaaaatcaatttccgAAACACGTTTTAACCGCAAGGTTCATCCCGTCATAGCTATCACATATCTGTTCAAAAGTACAAGATAAATGTGGATAATTTTCACTAACGGGGCAATGATAGTTGCCTATAGGTAATCAATACAATTCTGGCACACTATTTTTTTGTTACCGATGCAAaagatgaaaaattgaaataataaccATTTCTACTGTCTGAGCACGACTATCTGAAGGGTCACTTATGCTGCACcagaattttcgttacactgTGAACTACTAGGTACTTACGACTTCTGTACAAGTTATCTAATTGAAAAAGCACCtcaaatttttgctttttatcgCCACGTTATATAAAAAGGCAACTTCCGTTATCGGGTATATTATcgattttataacttttcaccAATCCTAACCAAATTATTTTTCCCCAATTTTTCTAACTAGGCTAAACTTCGTGCGACTGGTACTCAGTTTTGAACTCTTTGTTTAAGATTTAATAATAGAGTATTTCCTCCGTTTTCTAGaaactctgtttggatactgaTTGAATGTACCAACACGAAGCATACATTTCGCTCCTCTACCATCGCTTATACCTACCCACACACCAAGCAACAGCCGACCTAACCAGGGAACGTTCTGGAACTCTACTGTAGCCTAGTGCAAGCCGCAGAAACTTCTTCTAGAATGTTCGTATCGAAATCCATCCGAGCATATACGAGAGACCGAATACGCGTcaacgaaattgaaaaaaatatcgagACCTGCTCACACCTGCAATACATACCTTTAAAATCTGTCAATATATGTTAGAGTGTGATGACTAAGCAGCTAAAATATTGCTATCCTTTGTTGTCTTAcgcgaaagcgaaaaaaaaatatcagatTCACAAGGGGTTTGAAAcaacaatgattactacgcaccaaATGGTTTCCAGTCTCAGGTTTCCAGTAAagccccagacacaatgcatacggattttactacgttgcggaaatttgacagaaaacccatgtaaaaactgccaaattgccgcaacgtagtaaaatccgtatgcattgtgtttcgggcttaagcctagtatcgacctgaaaagaaatgggcaaaaagataggccaagaaatgctaaagaaaagattttccgtttgctttaccagtatgcaccttacaagaaatattgtttcactttcagatggcgcagtacAGGCAAGTaaattgaaacgtcacttttccgtatacggaataatatccggcgcaattattaccacaagaaaaaatgacagataattgcttgccttgcagttgtcaaaatttcttccgtaattagcaagattttttcttgagctattttcttttcacctggatactaggctttaaggggtacagacggtagataatctacagacgcgcaaagagaaaaattaccaattcggcaacactttttttttgtttattttatttaaacagtctTGGCAACCAGTaagaattggatcaatcttcctataatcagcagtaagttgcgtgaatcgcgagATACGTTTCGTGGAACGTGCGAGTTACcacgcatattttgcaaattgaacaagccaatCGAATTTTTTAtagcattatatgatatattAAGGGTgactaatccatatgttgttagtaaatcaatagtttaagtttgaacatttcaggtagattacaaaacttagtcttccccGGCTATacgaaacaaaagtttgtttactttgatcattcgcgttgacgaacgtaagctgctgccacctccaaaagtttactgtaggggtgaagcggaatagaaaTTTCTGAAAGAGCGCAAGAaaccgaaacattttggcagattttcacccacacgtacatacgggaatttctatgagtgtgcaagagatcgtttaatgccgtcaacgcgaatttgGTGCCTCGATTTGACgattcgattggtgttttatgccacgctctttgtgcgtctgtagattatccacagagaacagattaacaggctcgaaggaagtaatcgattttttgtgcgtaaaatctgtcggtagcgccctccagaaatagtttgccaaacgcaccccatcgacatctctatatcgagctgcagtaaacgtcagcgacagcatgtccggggctcaaaatttgacagcgggcccaaattagactgctggcagttgagtgaaacgcagtgctgaattgctatctcattttcgcacacacgagatgttggcggcgagaacatggttgtctgccatgggcttggccaaacgcatcaaaaacatccttgtacctttatcaatatttctttgtgctggagttacgtagcagcgatggcagcgacatcaagatttagtttgccacttattgctcgaggggtgctctattgaaggattactcgtagattacataaaaaccttttacacactttttgtcaattacctggtagtctgttctctgtggattatctaccgtctgtagtaagggcacagagaacagactacccaagtaacaatttcaggctgatcaaacgcttttatagctgattttattcaacctgtggctgatctatggtttaagtttagaaataaaaaccttttttcagctcttaaacatctaaatttggtgattttatcaagctttaggCTAATTATTAGCtgttttcgaagctgcaatgaagcttaatagaaacttttttgcgcttttaaatagccaatttgccccaatgctgtcaattctttttttagaatgagaaatagttttgcaatctgctttttcagtcgcttaatcaacgcctcatcaacctttatacagccaaaaaaatcttttttaaatttaaaaagatggaacgcgtcatttttattttgccgtaaacattgtcgaacgcgatattttttaatttcaaaaaactttaattcgtataagtataAGCGCTAGCTAATTGAAAATGCATgtttttttcgggaattgaacccgccatcttttgattcataagcactcaccgtatgatccgccccaatTGCATCTGCacaacagacagtgagaatatctttacacctaaagcctagcccgcctagcgtgaagcagtcgataatgtcgataactgacaaacttttgctgtcagccgaattgcgaaattctatgatctcacagtatgtgtgctgtgagccaaaagaaaacttggtagaagtttgtaaagccactttaacacccttgaGCAGCCttgaagtagtttgaaagctgtgagcctaatgaaagcttccactctacacttcaacatctttaagcagccgtaaaacggtttgatgtttatagctgtttagaagcagattgtttagcagaaaaatccgctattaagcttgtttatcagcttttgggagagaactggtttgaaaaacatgAAGTAgcttaaaccacagagaacagattaacaggctcgaaggaagtaatcgattttttgtgtgttaaatctgtcggtagcgccctccagaaatagtttgccaaacgcataaaaaaatattcatgtacctttatcaatatttctttatgCTGatgcgatggcagcgacatcaagatttagtttgccacttactgctcgaggggtgctctattgaaggattactcgtagattacataaaaaccttttacacactttttgtcaattacctggtagtctgttctctgtgcttaaacatcgcttatgtaaacaccatttgagtgcttactttatccagctttgatcaccttaaaccaacccgtaaacaaccattgctcttgcaattcagctaccgttgttacttcccaagtaacaatttcaagctgatcaaacgcttttatagctgattttattcaacctgtggctgatctatggtttaggtttagaaataaaaaccttttttcagctcttaaacatctaaatctggtgattttatcaagcttcaggctaattaatagctgctttcgaagctgcaatgaagcttaatagaaacttttttgagcttttaaatagccaatttgagcaatgctgtcaattcaatttttagaacgagaaatagttttgcaatctgcttttccattCGCTTAATAAACGCtccatcaacctttatgcagccaaaaaaaaatttttttttaaattaaaaaaatggaacgcatcatttttattttgccgtgaacgcgatatttttaatttcgagtaactttaattcgtctaagtaagctagctaactaaaaatgcatgtcttttttccaggaattgaacccgccatcttttgatccatagcactcaccgtatgatccgccccatttgcatctgcagaacagacagtgagaatatctttacacctgaatcctagcccgcctagcctgaagcagtcgataatgtcgataactgacaaacttttgctgtcagccgaattgcgacattctatgatctgacagtatgtgtgctgtgagccggaagaaaacttggtagaagtttgtaaagccacttaaacacccttaagcagccttaaagtggtttgaaagctgtgagcctaaggaaggcttccactctacactttaagcagccgtaaaacggtttgatgtttattactgtttagaagcagattgtttagcagaaaaatccgctattaagcttgtttatcagcttttgggagagaactggtttgaaaaacttaaagtaacttgaacatcgcttatttaaacaccatttaagtgcttactttatgcagctttgatcgccctaaaccaacccgtaaacagtcattactcttgcaattcagctaccattgttacttgggttgggtaccaggtaattgacaaaaagtgtgtaaaaggtttttatgtaatctacgagtaatccttcaatagagcacccctcgagcagtaagtggcaaactaaatcttgatgtcgccaaggttagtcaagaaaggttttctgatgttcaaatttgtttttcaccccctctAAGTTACCCTTGACGACCACCGAAATTTCCAAAGCGGAATCTgctgaatgtataaacaacgttgatggttgctaaccaatcgttccgcacacttctgttctacaaactgtgaaaactagatcacctattttaactcaccttggatgtcgctgccatcgctgctatgtaactccagaacaaagaaatattgataaaggtacatgcgtattttttgatgcgtttggcaaactatttctggagggcgctaccgacagattttacccacaaaaaa contains these protein-coding regions:
- the LOC128739149 gene encoding dnaJ homolog subfamily A member 1 isoform X1; translated protein: MKIKTEQGKRHKMVKETGFYDILGVKPGCSQDDLKKAYRKLALKYHPDKNPNEGEKFKQISMAYEVLSDPEKKAVYDEGGEAAIKKGGAGGGGGFHSPMDIFEMFFNGGFSGRSKRERRGKDLVHQLSVTLEELYSGTTRKLALQKNVICDKCEGIGGKKGSVQKCSPCRGSGVVTKIQQLAPGFVQQYEEACRTCRGLGEIIDEKDKCKTCNGRKTVRDRKILEVNVEKGMRDGQKIVFSGEGDQDPELQPGDIVIVLDEKEHTIFKRSGQDLIMHMQLQLVEALCGFQRIIRTLDDRNLAITSYPGEVVKNEAIKFIAGEGMPQYKNPFEKGRLIIQFFVVFPESMPLEMLPALEQCLPSRPVVKIPANAEECSLVELDPESDRRSYGYKNAYDEDEEHHHGPGVRVQQCASS
- the LOC128739149 gene encoding dnaJ homolog subfamily A member 1 isoform X2; the encoded protein is MVKETGFYDILGVKPGCSQDDLKKAYRKLALKYHPDKNPNEGEKFKQISMAYEVLSDPEKKAVYDEGGEAAIKKGGAGGGGGFHSPMDIFEMFFNGGFSGRSKRERRGKDLVHQLSVTLEELYSGTTRKLALQKNVICDKCEGIGGKKGSVQKCSPCRGSGVVTKIQQLAPGFVQQYEEACRTCRGLGEIIDEKDKCKTCNGRKTVRDRKILEVNVEKGMRDGQKIVFSGEGDQDPELQPGDIVIVLDEKEHTIFKRSGQDLIMHMQLQLVEALCGFQRIIRTLDDRNLAITSYPGEVVKNEAIKFIAGEGMPQYKNPFEKGRLIIQFFVVFPESMPLEMLPALEQCLPSRPVVKIPANAEECSLVELDPESDRRSYGYKNAYDEDEEHHHGPGVRVQQCASS